From a single Uloborus diversus isolate 005 unplaced genomic scaffold, Udiv.v.3.1 scaffold_11, whole genome shotgun sequence genomic region:
- the LOC129232145 gene encoding gastrula zinc finger protein XlCGF8.2DB-like yields METAFNSEMNSSKLNSSDASKICGYCKKSFSRQSTLRKHIMIIHTKDAPFACDSCDKVYCYESDLKAHQVSHSGVKQYSCDICGHSFVHEKSLYTHLRTHTGEKPYSCEYCQKTFAVSGNLGIHRKIHTGEKPFACDQCDRAYLTKRSLEIHMSTHTGGRPFPCEQCGKAFPVLESLKKHMRRHARNKMYSCNHCMKEYSTNESLKRHLKIHERETLDSNECCDKTSIKKPFPCNSCGKAFWEMGILKKHIRIHTGEKAFSCQYCEKAFTQKTNMLRHLRVHTKERPFTCEYCDASFAQHGALKNHVKTHSGERPYACTYCERTFARKDNLGVHLRTHSNSETVKLLEPL; encoded by the coding sequence atGGAAACAGCTTTTAACTCAGAAATGAACAGTTCCAAATTAAACAGCAGTGATGCATCCAAAATTTGTGGATactgtaaaaagtcattttcccGGCAAAGTACTTTGCGAAAGCACATTATGATCATTCATACAAAAGACGCACCCTTTGCTTGTGATTCATGTGACAAAGTGTACTGTTATGAAAGTGACTTGAAAGCCCATCAGGTATCACATTCCGGAGTGAAGCAGTATTCTTGCGATATTTGTGGGCATTCCTTTGTTCATGAGAAAAGTTTGTACACGCATTTGAGGACTCACACCGGGGAGAAACCTTATTCTTGCGAGTACTGCCAAAAGACTTTTGCAGTGAGTGGAAATTTGGGCATTCACAGGAAAATCCACACTGGAGAAAAGCCTTTTGCCTGCGATCAATGTGATAGAGCATATCTGACAAAGAGAAGCCTTGAAATACATATGAGTACTCATACTGGAGGAAGGCCCTTTCCTTGCGAACAATGTGGGAAGGCATTTCCTGTACTCGAAAGTCTGAAGAAACATATGCGGCGTCATGCTAGGAATAAAATGTATTCTTGTAATCATTGTATGAAAGAATATAGTACgaatgaaagtttaaaaaggCATTTGAAAATTCACGAAAGAGAAACACTTGATTCTAATGAATGCTGTGACAAGACAAGTATTAAAAAGCCTTTTCCTTGCAACAGCTGTGGAAAAGCATTTTGGGAAATGggaatattaaaaaagcatattaGAATTCATACTGGAGAAAAGGCATTTTCTTGTCAATACTGTGAAAAAGCATTTACCCAAAAGACAAATATGCTAAGACATCTAAGAGTTCATACCAAAGAAAGACCGTTCACTTGCGAATATTGTGATGCATCATTCGCTCAGCATGGAGCTTTAAAGAATCATGTAAAAACCCATAGTGGAGAGAGACCCTACGCCTGTACCTATTGTGAACGAACTTTTGCTAGAAAAGACAATTTAGGTGTGCATTTGAGAACTCACAGCAATAGTGAAACTGTAAAACTATTGGAACCGCTCTAA